A window of the Myxococcus fulvus genome harbors these coding sequences:
- a CDS encoding cupredoxin domain-containing protein, which translates to MRPFISRIIKPWLALAATAAMVGATQQGCTKDTPPAAAAAPAPTVPEKRENGVRVVELTVTEKGYEPSPVQLKKDEPVKLVVTRKTDQTCATEVVMDDYGINTALPLGQPVDIRFTPKTSGKLVYGCAMGKMISGVFLVE; encoded by the coding sequence ATGCGCCCCTTCATCTCCCGCATCATCAAGCCCTGGCTCGCGCTGGCGGCGACGGCCGCCATGGTGGGCGCCACCCAGCAGGGCTGCACCAAGGACACCCCGCCCGCCGCCGCCGCGGCCCCCGCGCCCACCGTCCCGGAGAAGCGGGAGAACGGCGTGCGCGTGGTGGAGCTGACGGTGACGGAGAAGGGCTACGAGCCCAGCCCCGTGCAGCTCAAGAAGGACGAGCCGGTGAAGCTGGTGGTGACGCGCAAGACGGACCAGACGTGCGCGACGGAAGTCGTGATGGACGACTACGGCATCAACACCGCGCTGCCGCTGGGCCAGCCGGTGGACATCCGCTTCACGCCCAAGACGTCCGGCAAGCTCGTGTACGGGTGCGCCATGGGGAAGATGATTTCCGGCGTTTTCCTGGTGGAGTGA
- a CDS encoding helicase C-terminal domain-containing protein, with product MGGAAELFTRHVFLDLETTGLDPRADEIIELGCLFFENGREVDRFARLYSASKPLPLTIRRLTGLTDADLEGRPRFGVDLEDLKARLTGWTVVAHNASFEKGFLPDLLGSIRAPVLDSCELMHYLHPELPSHSLESLLRWAGLGIRQPHRAVSDCEAVYAVLVQTMERCISDGRGEDLADLVATLDPRAARRLGSADSLDEGAFDYDEWPLLELLSRLNGACRARPTPLALETQGGFLRGRPERRRSAGVPAVAEPEAETPVVPVRADEVSAILGAGGALEQREEGFRSRPAQLDMAQAVARALSDGEQVAVEAGTGTGKSLAYLTPAALFAARNGRKVGVAPHTKTLQDQLLEKDLPRLHRALGGTFGYALLKGQSNYLCRRRALEATRVEPGMGHNARAPRAYLRAYLRRSVEGDLDRLSHWFRERFPVLMGLMPAVRSEAATTLGDKCPHHHRCFYHSAVAQAREADVLVINQSLAFAWPARYPKLEHLILDEAHEVEDVATTALTVELSDLAFHRLTERLHGRDGRHGLFAELRRALSASRREESRALMGQVEDALRRLMDEARDLGARVTELCEPSATAAGEDPDEGAYAPELRVTEAVRALPAWAPVREGLELVRGALQALHTLLAVRVLEALPELAARMPALERELSGATTELGELSTLATELSGEAAAGRCYSATAEPRRQRWSVGAQPVDVSFHVSRDFAANKRALVLTSATLGPSNGSGTPFVLKRLGLDGRGDKPAPRLLRAPSPFQLHEQALVVLVTDAPRAHEEPFVDWAATRISGLAQTMGGRLLGLFASTRRMERVGAEARNRLEPLGIEVLRQSRGHGRSLAARQERDTGTVLLGTKSFWQGVDIPGRGVGCVFIDKLPLEPALRPLVAAREEPLARAGGEYQGFLQYRLPRALLLLRQGVGRLIRSTTDRGVVIIADPGHPSYRAYLMNALEGYRVEALPWAQARLRIHGVLKQTGLLVDSAAPR from the coding sequence ATGGGCGGCGCGGCGGAGCTCTTCACGCGGCATGTCTTCCTGGACCTCGAGACCACGGGGTTGGATCCACGTGCCGACGAAATCATCGAGCTGGGGTGTCTGTTCTTCGAGAACGGGCGCGAGGTGGACCGCTTCGCGCGGCTGTACTCGGCGTCCAAGCCCCTGCCCCTCACGATTCGTCGGCTCACGGGCCTGACGGACGCGGACCTGGAGGGCCGGCCGCGCTTCGGCGTGGACCTGGAGGACCTCAAGGCGCGGCTGACGGGCTGGACGGTGGTGGCGCACAACGCCTCGTTCGAGAAGGGCTTCCTGCCGGACCTGCTGGGCTCCATCCGCGCGCCGGTGCTCGATTCGTGCGAGCTGATGCACTACCTGCACCCGGAGCTGCCCAGCCACTCGCTGGAGTCGCTCTTGCGCTGGGCGGGGCTGGGCATCCGGCAGCCGCACCGCGCGGTGTCCGACTGCGAGGCGGTGTACGCGGTGCTCGTGCAGACGATGGAGCGCTGCATCAGCGACGGGCGTGGAGAGGACCTCGCGGACCTCGTGGCCACGCTGGACCCTCGGGCGGCGCGCCGGCTGGGCTCCGCTGACAGCCTCGACGAGGGCGCGTTCGATTACGACGAGTGGCCGCTCCTGGAGCTCCTGTCGCGACTGAACGGGGCCTGCAGGGCGAGGCCCACGCCGCTCGCGCTCGAGACGCAAGGCGGCTTCCTGCGCGGACGTCCGGAGCGGCGCCGCTCGGCGGGCGTGCCCGCGGTCGCGGAGCCCGAGGCCGAGACGCCGGTGGTGCCGGTGCGGGCCGACGAGGTGTCCGCGATTCTGGGCGCGGGCGGAGCGCTGGAGCAGCGTGAAGAAGGCTTCCGCAGCCGGCCCGCGCAGCTCGACATGGCGCAGGCGGTGGCGCGCGCGTTGTCGGACGGGGAGCAGGTGGCGGTGGAGGCGGGCACCGGGACGGGCAAGTCGCTCGCGTACCTGACGCCCGCGGCCCTCTTCGCCGCGCGCAACGGGCGCAAGGTCGGCGTGGCACCGCACACCAAGACGCTGCAGGACCAGTTGTTGGAGAAGGACCTGCCGCGCCTGCACCGGGCGCTGGGGGGCACGTTCGGCTACGCGCTGCTCAAGGGCCAGTCGAACTACCTGTGCCGCCGCCGGGCGCTGGAGGCCACGCGCGTGGAGCCGGGCATGGGGCACAACGCCCGCGCGCCCCGCGCGTACCTGCGCGCGTACCTGCGCCGCAGCGTCGAGGGAGACCTGGACCGGCTGAGCCACTGGTTCCGCGAGCGCTTCCCGGTGCTGATGGGGTTGATGCCGGCGGTGCGCTCCGAGGCGGCGACGACGCTGGGCGACAAGTGCCCGCATCACCACCGGTGTTTCTACCACTCGGCGGTGGCCCAGGCGCGCGAGGCGGACGTGCTGGTCATCAACCAGTCGCTCGCCTTCGCGTGGCCCGCGCGCTACCCGAAGCTCGAGCACCTGATTCTCGACGAGGCGCACGAGGTGGAGGACGTGGCCACCACGGCGCTCACCGTGGAGCTGTCGGACCTGGCCTTCCACCGGCTCACCGAGCGGCTGCACGGGCGCGACGGACGCCACGGCCTGTTCGCCGAGCTGCGGCGCGCGCTGTCCGCCTCCCGTCGCGAGGAGTCCCGCGCGCTGATGGGTCAGGTGGAGGACGCGCTGCGCCGGCTGATGGACGAGGCGCGGGATTTGGGCGCGCGGGTGACGGAGCTGTGTGAGCCCTCGGCGACGGCGGCCGGAGAGGACCCGGACGAGGGCGCCTATGCTCCGGAACTGCGGGTGACGGAGGCCGTGCGCGCGCTGCCCGCGTGGGCGCCGGTGCGCGAGGGGCTGGAGCTGGTGCGCGGCGCGCTGCAGGCGCTGCACACACTGCTCGCGGTGCGGGTGCTGGAGGCCCTGCCGGAGCTGGCGGCGCGGATGCCGGCGCTGGAGCGCGAGCTGTCCGGCGCGACGACGGAGCTGGGGGAGCTGTCGACGCTGGCCACGGAGCTGTCGGGCGAGGCGGCGGCGGGGCGGTGCTACTCGGCCACGGCCGAGCCCCGACGTCAGCGTTGGAGCGTGGGCGCGCAGCCGGTGGATGTGTCCTTCCACGTGTCGCGCGACTTCGCCGCGAACAAGCGCGCGCTGGTGCTCACCTCGGCCACGCTGGGTCCGAGCAACGGGAGCGGCACGCCCTTCGTGCTGAAGCGTTTGGGGCTGGATGGCCGGGGCGACAAGCCCGCCCCCAGGTTGTTGCGCGCGCCCTCGCCCTTCCAGTTGCACGAGCAGGCGCTCGTCGTGCTCGTCACGGACGCGCCGCGCGCGCACGAGGAGCCCTTCGTCGACTGGGCGGCGACGCGCATCTCCGGCCTCGCGCAGACGATGGGCGGGCGGCTGTTGGGGCTGTTCGCGTCCACGCGGCGCATGGAGCGCGTGGGCGCGGAGGCTCGCAACCGGCTGGAGCCGCTGGGCATCGAGGTGCTGCGACAGTCCCGAGGACATGGCCGCTCCCTGGCGGCGCGGCAGGAGCGCGACACGGGCACGGTGCTCCTGGGCACGAAGAGCTTCTGGCAGGGCGTGGACATCCCCGGGCGGGGCGTGGGCTGTGTCTTCATCGACAAGCTCCCGCTGGAGCCCGCGCTGCGTCCGCTGGTCGCCGCGCGCGAGGAGCCGCTGGCCCGCGCCGGGGGCGAGTACCAGGGATTCCTGCAGTACCGGCTGCCGCGCGCG